The following nucleotide sequence is from Mangifera indica cultivar Alphonso chromosome 1, CATAS_Mindica_2.1, whole genome shotgun sequence.
ttttaaaaatttttgaaaattccaaGGAAACAATACCAGAGTTATCTGCCCattatttgcattaattttcTTATCCATGTTTGCCTTGAAACTCCACCCCAGAATTGACATTAAAGAAGTCTCTTTCaccaattttaaatcaaacaaagatCTAAATAGCAATAGAAAGTAACAATAAGAATCAATTGATGGTAAATATAGCTAATTGTATATGATATCATGTTCATGAGGGAGAAAACAAACTTTCTATTgctaattttgaaatttcaaaattagcAATTTTCCATCTACCTGATTTCATCTACTTTAGTCAATAAGAGAAATactaaattttaatcaaaactttgaatttttttggtgCAAAGTGAGCACAAAAGGATGAGCTACCACATCTACCTGATTTCAACCACTCCAGACTGAAACAGTGACACCAGTCCACACAATTTTCCATCTTTGCTAAAGGTTGTGGTCCAACAGCAAGGTTTTGCATGCTTCACTTTATGAATGCTTTTTTTGTTTCCCTATAGAATCATATCATGCCAGAATGCAAACATAAGTGTAATATTATtggaattttgaattaaataaaggTAACAGGAACACCTGAATCATGGATTTTTTGGATTACAAGCGCAGTGAATCTTCACAACAAAGCAACACTAGGGCATCTGATAGTCTTTCTCCTGAACATTCAAATTCTAGAGAGGAGAGATGTTCAGTCTCTGGTGAATTAGTTTCAACTGAAGTAGCATCAGGCATTCGATCCGTTTTAGGGGTTGTTATTCTTGACAGACTGCACAGGCTGCTTTTCAGTGGTAAAGCCAGATACTGTGGTTTCCTCTGAcatcaacaaagttttagaattttgtaattagatgcaatgaaataaataacattttaatgaCTTCCTAGATGAAAATAGCACATACTTATAATTTACAAAGAAATTGCAGTTGCTTCTTTCTTCAAGTTCAATGGACGGGATCCTATCATGTTCCCAGTAGCAACGTCAATAATGCAAAGCTTCGCATCCTTGAGTAAGATGAAGATTACTTCATCTTCAAGATTGACTGtaatttttgtttctaaatGATTTGGGCTTTTCACAAAGCTGTGTTTATTACCATATTCTGACCAAATCATTGAAACAACAGGTGAGCTATAGCCAGAAGTGCTATCAGTGACGAACATTACAGATAAGAAATTTATATCAATCACAGCAACCTGAAATCCAAGTAACAGTTCAAAAATCAATCTGAACAAAAAACAGATATTGGCTACTCAATTACTTATAACAGCAAGCACATGCAAAATTAACAAGTGCTAAGAAAATTCTCACACGACCACATTCAAATCCCACAGCAAGTTTAGCTCCACTATTTGCAAACTGCTGGGCTCGAACAGGAGAATTGACAAGAGAAAAAACAGCTTTACAGTGAGTTCCTTTCCCTTCGGGCAACATGTGGACTGTGACAGAAGTTGAACAATGTTACTCCAAGAGAAAAAGACATCCCAAAAAGAAgtatatcaatataaatttaataatgacagagatgaaatgatatttttctgcAATAAATTGACCACAGAACAACTTTCAGAccttataaacaaaaagaacaagTAGAATACATTCACAATCAGTTGAATAGAGTTTGACAAAATCAGATAGAATAGTTGTCAAGAAGAAAGCCTTTCAAGTCtagtattaattaaaacaataatctACACATCCCAAAATTTATCCCAAACTCTCATCTCAAGTGACTTGTAATCCTATATGGTGTTCAGATGCAAACAAAGTAGTGATATTGAATGAATATCTTCAAACTACATATTTGTTTCTAAACATCATACATCTTACCACGATATATTCAAAGATTAACTTATGcaagaatcaaattttaaattttactctCAAATGATTATGGAAAATGCAGTAAACATAATAACCCAATCAAGTGTGACTGCACAGATACATCTATAACTTACCTTCATGTTTAGTTTCTGAGACGAAGTGAATATTCGTGTCGCCTGTGCTGCTATTGAGGTTATAAATACGAACCTGCAGAAGTGAAGATGACAGAAAGGTAAATATAGCAACAGATTAcactgtttcaaaaaaataatccaCCAACAATATTTCTGACCAGACTACATTCGTTGCCAACAACCAAAGTCGAATTTAGGAAAGAGAAATTCAAAGTTGATACTGGTGCACTAGAGCAAGCCACTTCTATACCTTGCACCTGCAAATAATAAGTTACTTGGTATGAAGAATGCGTTTTACCTCTGAGGACAAAATAATGGATGGAACTCTGACCTCTCCCTTTAGAACAAATATAGGTTTCAGGACAGTGTCTGTGGCATCCCATATCCGAACAATTCCATCCTGATAACCAGCCACATATACCTTATTGACAATGTGATCTCTAGTGACAAACAACTGACTGGGTAAACCCCCAATAAAAGGCCACTTAATTTCGCCAGCCAGGATAGGTGAGGAGCTAAGTTTCATGAGAGAGGCTACAGAAGCATATACGAAAAAGATGTGGATTCAGTAAAACAAATTTAACAGACAACTATATCAGATAAAATAGTTAATCATGAATGACTGAAATCAATACCTCTGACAGACCTTTTGATGAGTTTCCACCCATGCTAAATGCACTAAAATTTGCTGCAGTCATTACTGGATCAACTGTAGGTATCACCCCAGGATATTCAACCGCAAAGACAGATGGTTTTGTTTCTTGTTGAGACAGAGAGGCAGACAGACCAGCACCATCATAAAGATGCAGTTGCCCAGGACTTGTTAATACATAAAGATCAGCTTTGTGATGACCCCCTTTCGCCCCAAAAGCTGGTAACAAAATCATGTCTACGAAAGTGCCCCTGAGTGTAAGGTCTATGCGGCCAACACATCTTAAAGCATCCATCCTAGATGACCATTCAAGACTCAAAACCTGTAATAGCCAGATCAAGTAATAAGAGCAACTAAATATACCACGTTTACATTTTGCCATACTAGATAGACTGACAGATAACACCAATATCATTACtaaaagttttagaaactaaataTACCAAGTTTACATTTTAAACAATTAACAAGGGAAAAAAGACAATTATACATGAAATGTTTGGGTGAAAAAGGGATGAATAATCTAAATACTTAGTATTTGAGTAACATTgcattaatctttaaaaaatgattcatCTTCCTAagaattgtattttatttttttcagtaatATATCAATGAAATGATTCATCTTCCTAATAattgtatttcatttttttcaataatatatcaatgaatgatAAATTTACAACTATCTACATGATACTAAAccttttgaaaatatataattatgtctTCAAAATCGTTTATATTTTGCATAACCTTTATCCACTAGACACCATAAAACATACGCACTGTAAGAACTTCTTCAGATCCTATTTCAGCACCACCATAGACAAAAAGTCGCCCATTACTGTTATTACAAGATTCATTGTCAACGGACCAATGAAAGACAATAATAGGGAGTCTCTTTttaacaaatgttaattctaGCTTAACAACGTCGTTGCTTGATCCTATTTGTTGACCTTTAGTAGGGCCAAAATTTGATGTATTCCAAAACAAGATGTCTCCATCTATGTACCCGATTGCAAGAATGAACCCATTTGATGATGcccaacaaagaaaatttatttctttttcttgttgatGATGCTCAAGTATACTGTCAGAAAGATTAGAATCCAATTCACTCGGATAATCAACGACTCCATTCTTCAATTGGAGAACCTTATCACCTCCAACAAAAGAAATTTTAGGTTCAGAAACATCCCAATAAATCATCAACCCATTCTCATATGCAATTAGTACTCtgcaaaaattatataacagaatcagaaagagagaaaaaaaaaacagttcttttttttttaaaaaaaaagcttttCTAATATAGTATTGTTTGATACGCCATATAACCTCAGTGCTATATCATGTTCGCAAGGGATTAACCATATTATACATTTATAGCGCCAAAGAGCTACTGTAATACAGAGCATAACATAAATGTATACTATATTTCGAAacgaaataaaataaatgtatactATATTTCGAATTGTTCATCACTATTCTTGTACCGAATAAGTTATTTAATGCTATAAGTTGTATCTTGAGTTTGAGAGAGAAAGCATTTATTCTCCACCTCATTTTACAAAATACTTCAATTAGTACAggcaagaaatatatatatgccaattctttatttttttcatatatttatttattcaagttaatttcTTCAGTTTTTAACTTGGAGAGCAAGCAAGGAGCTGTAGAGAATTGAGGTCAAATTACTTGCAAAAGCAAAACAAGGATGGATTATTGACAAATGGAAACCTTAAATAAAGCTGTTTAGTTgattacaaacaaaaacaatcatAGAGGAAAGTTAGTAGGATGAAAGATTgatcttaattaataatttgttttatttggaAAACAATGGCAGCAGATTGCTGTTGACTGCATACTCTATTGCAAAATGGATCAGCAGGTATAAGAGATTATAACTGTCACACTTTACAGCATGGATTGGAGAGCATAGATATAGAAGCATCACATTACATCCAATGATAAATATCCCTTTTTGGTGCCATTCTTGTTTGTGGATTTCTCACCTCCATCTCCTTTTTTTCCAAACGGATATTGGTAACtttctaatcaaattaaaacataaaatcgaTCAACGGTCAGGatattctctaattttaatgCTAATCTTGACCGTTTAAtccattttaaagttttttcaatCTGAAAATAACGTACGGATGTGATATGCCTAAACTTGCGTGCCCGAGCCAAATAGTTTCTTTTATATCCACTGCGAGTTCACTTTCGGAAACCTCAGTCGCACTATGACGCTTCAATCCTTCAAACCTCAAGGTTTTGcttcttctcctttctttcgTAACTGTTTAGATCTGACGATCAATTCCTATTAGCTTCGTTTACATTATCCATTTGATTCAGTctgttatttttttccttttactaaGTTCATTTGGATCATAACTGAAAGTCTGAAACGAATTGGATTGATTCGATTGTTGCTAGATGTAGTTTTATAAGCTGAAACTGAAATAATCCAATTCTAATTTGGATATAGAGTTATAATCCATGAAATTAATAAGTCAATATTTGGAGTTAATGATTAGGTTTAATTGAAAGCGATCAAGAAATGTGAGGTCAGAGTGAAACCCCTCAACTTGTTACAGcaactgtttttttttaaatcttttgctTTTATGGTGTTGTTTAAGTGGAATTGTGACTGTATTTACTCGTTAGCTGTTGATTCAATCAATTGTTTAATCTTCAATTTCTCACAGATGATGCCAAGAAAAGTTCAAGGagttcttattttaatttaccaCCATTGGATGTTTCCATTGCATTCCCTCAAGCAACTCCAGCTGCCAAGTTCCCACCTTCTGGTAAGAGTGATGAGCAAATTACACTTCGCTGTAGCCATACTAGAGACTCGTACTTGCTCTGTGGTTTGTATGGATTATAAGTTTAGGTTTTTGAGTTGCTATGGTgacattattatattaattttttcttatctttattgTGAGTAAATTTAGATGACaccataatatttatttgctcTTCAATACCAGGAGCATTCATTTTTCACTTGTTAGATAGGTTTTTTCTTGCACAGGAAGCACTAAATTATTTTGCTAACTTTATTTGTTTCCTAGGCGCTATCAAGACCTCTATACTTACCATTTATTTTCATGTCTTTGGTGTTTGAACGTTACAGTATCGGACTATTTTCAGTTTAATGACCTCTTGACTTCTGAAGAGGTGGCTATTAGACAGAAAGTAAGAGAGTGTATGGAAAAAGAAATAGCTCCAATAATGGCAGAGGTATCTTTTTCCTACTTTTCTTTGAAAGATAATGATGACTGTTTTTTATGTAGCTTATGctttgattattatataatacattgaTGGGCATATGAATAAAAGGActgatttatattttctttaatgtcaGTACTGGGAGAAGGCAGAGTTTCCATTTCATGTTGTTCCAAAGCTTGGTGCTCTTCATATTGCTGGCGGCACAATCAAGGTGATTTATATATGTCTGTTAGTTTTGTTTAATTGTTCCATTTCGGAGGGGAAAGAGGCAGTGATTATATTGGGCTGATTCTGACGCAGGGTTATGGATGTCCCGGTATGTCCATTACTGGATCTGCATTTTCTGTGGCAGAAATAGCTAGAGTTGATGCTAGTTGCTCCACCTTCATTTTGGTCCATTCCTCTCTAGGCATGCTTACTATTGGTGAGAGCTTTATATAACTTCAGTCCTCAAATAATTTGTTACTAGCTGGCGCatgtttcttatttttctttttctttcttggtCAAATACTCGAtgttgttataaaattttggcCTTGAATAACTCCTCTGAACTCTCATTATTTCAAGGATAGCACTATGTGGGTCAGAAGCACAGAAACAGAAATATTTACCTTCTTTGGCACAGTTAAAAACTATAGCGTGTTGGGTAGGTAGCTGTTTTTGTAATGCATGTTATCTAAAAACTGAAGTTTTTGCTAAAGTGAGCTATCCTAATATGTTCCTGAACATTTTAAGGCTTTGACTGAACCTGATTATGGAAGTGATGCAAGTGCTTTGAAAACAACTGCAACAAAGGTGCAAGCTTTCAACCTCTCACATCCTTCTCTTGGTTTCAATAATGTCTTCATAAAATCAACTTTGAAATTCTAAGTTTTATGTGTGTTATGTTCTTGCTATCTCTTTTCTTGATCAGGTAGAAGGAGGGTGGGTACTTGAGGGCCAAAAGCGTTGGATAGGAAATAGTACCTTTGCAGATGTGTTGATTATTTTTGCAAGGAATTCTACAACTAACCAAATAAATGGGTATGTTAGAATTATATGATATCTAGGCTCATTGTAATGATTAAAATGGTGGAAGTTTATTTAAAATGCATTTAAGCTGTTTCAGTTATCATAACATGCACACTCAAACAAATGCTTCACCTTGCTTGTGTCCTTTTTGTATTCCACTTGGTAACCAAGTACACATACAAAAGATAATGGAAGTCTGCAATGTTTACAATATGTTGTATTGAATAGCTCTCacttagggttggattcgagccgagccgagcttgagcttggctcGATTTGCACAaaattgagcttgagctcaggCTCATCGAGCTCACTTCAAATAAGTTCAAGCTTGGCTCGTTTCAAAagagtcaagctcaagttcggctcaagctcgagtttttaactaactcgttattaaaacgacgttattttaatacatattggtcaaaacaatgtcgttttgtatcaaattttttagctCACGAGCTTGACGAGCTAAACGTTTtaaagcttgagcttgaacttgaaAACTTTGAAGTTTCAGGCTCGAACTCGTTTGAGTTTAGCTTGTTTTGGGCTCgtttgagccgagctcgagctcgaatccAGCTTTACTCTTTATAGTGTACAAGGATAGGGTAATTGACTTTTATGGGTACGAAGTACAACCACCTTGAAGAAGACACAGTATGCTATTGAAGATGAGACACCAAAAACAACAGCATATAAATGACTCTTGGCCTGTATCACCCACCCATTATTATTAGGAAAGGTACAGGGCACTTAAGCTACTAGTAAAGAAGATAATATGGTAACTTATTTACACATAGATCAATGGCCAACAATAAATCAGGCCACTGTTTGAAACTGACAAATTTCATATAACTATCAATTAAGAAGTACTTCCTGTTCCTGGTGAATCAAAGTTCCCCTCATGATTCTGGAACTACTTTCACTAGAAACCACcaaataattagaattttatcgACGAACCAATCTACgtagaatattttgagtaagcaAATTAGGCAAAGACCCAAAATTCTCTTCCTTTCTATTCAGAGCTTTTATATGACTACCAATTGAGAAATACTTCATTAAGCATGTTGAAGTTTTTTAATATGAGGAACTGGAACTGGAAGATGTGGTGAAGGATGTGTGATTTCAGGAATTTTTATATTGGGTTTAGCATTTGTGGTAGAATTTTAATCCCCTACATCTATATTGCTATCATGATGCTCctcttactctcatttttaACCTGATTAGTCCTTATATTTGATCATAGATATTGGCATGATTTTACATGTTTAGTGCTTGTGCTTTAATGTTTCAGTTATATTGTGAAGAAGAATGCTCCTGGATTAACAGctacaaaaatagaaaacaaaattgGTCTGCGGATGGTTCAAAATGGAGATATTCTATTGAAGAAAGTCTTCGTACCTGATGAGGACAGATTACCTGGAGTCAATTCTTTTCAGGATACGAGCAAGGTAATGTTCAAGAGAATTTTCTTGAACAATAGTCTCTTActgtatattttctttttttatttgatcaatcATCATCTAGACAAGAATTAGATCTTAATTGtggttttaaaagaaaaatatctccTTTGGCTGTTAAGAAGTTGAATATGCAGAAACTAGAATCCTGCATGTGAAACTGGCAGCTTAGGGACACCTTTGTACAGAACATACTATTGTTATCCACTTGAAAGTCTAGGAAACCTTCAAAAATCAATCAGTTGAAATTCACTAATTTATTACAGCCAGCACCTACGTGCTCCTATCAAATCTAATGGCCAATGATAGAAATTAAAAACTCTGAGTTCttgttaaattataacaatttcaCTCTGTCAATAACTTCCTGGAGGCAATATAGAAAACGATTAAGAGCTTGTCTATAAATCCTGGATAACATTTTTCTCCCTGAATTGCAATTTGTTGGTCATTGACCATGGGTAGTAATGCCAATTTTGACAAGCAGTGTTGAGTAATTAGTCTGGTGCACGGTGTACTTGGTAAGTTATAAATTACTTAGCTTggtaattttagtttattggCGATCTCATGTGGATTTTGGAGTCATTAAATCTGAC
It contains:
- the LOC123228072 gene encoding acyl-coenzyme A oxidase 4, peroxisomal isoform X2, which codes for MTLQSFKPQDDAKKSSRSSYFNLPPLDVSIAFPQATPAAKFPPSVSDYFQFNDLLTSEEVAIRQKVRECMEKEIAPIMAEYWEKAEFPFHVVPKLGALHIAGGTIKGYGCPGMSITGSAFSVAEIARVDASCSTFILVHSSLGMLTIALCGSEAQKQKYLPSLAQLKTIACWALTEPDYGSDASALKTTATKVEGGWVLEGQKRWIGNSTFADVLIIFARNSTTNQINGYIVKKNAPGLTATKIENKIGLRMVQNGDILLKKVFVPDEDRLPGVNSFQDTSKVLAVSRVMVAWQPIGISMGVYDMCYRYLKERKQFGAPLAAYQINQQKLVHMLGNVQAMFLIGLRLCKLYESGKMTPGHASLGKSWITARARETVALGRELLGGNGILADFLVAKAFCDLEPIYTYEGTYDINSLVTGREITGFASFKAPTQRSRSRL
- the LOC123228072 gene encoding acyl-coenzyme A oxidase 4, peroxisomal isoform X1; protein product: MTLQSFKPQDDAKKSSRSSYFNLPPLDVSIAFPQATPAAKFPPSGKSDEQITLRCSHTRDSYLLCVSDYFQFNDLLTSEEVAIRQKVRECMEKEIAPIMAEYWEKAEFPFHVVPKLGALHIAGGTIKGYGCPGMSITGSAFSVAEIARVDASCSTFILVHSSLGMLTIALCGSEAQKQKYLPSLAQLKTIACWALTEPDYGSDASALKTTATKVEGGWVLEGQKRWIGNSTFADVLIIFARNSTTNQINGYIVKKNAPGLTATKIENKIGLRMVQNGDILLKKVFVPDEDRLPGVNSFQDTSKVLAVSRVMVAWQPIGISMGVYDMCYRYLKERKQFGAPLAAYQINQQKLVHMLGNVQAMFLIGLRLCKLYESGKMTPGHASLGKSWITARARETVALGRELLGGNGILADFLVAKAFCDLEPIYTYEGTYDINSLVTGREITGFASFKAPTQRSRSRL
- the LOC123222619 gene encoding uncharacterized protein LOC123222619, whose protein sequence is MAVLIAYENGLMIYWDVSEPKISFVGGDKVLQLKNGVVDYPSELDSNLSDSILEHHQQEKEINFLCWASSNGFILAIGYIDGDILFWNTSNFGPTKGQQIGSSNDVVKLELTFVKKRLPIIVFHWSVDNESCNNSNGRLFVYGGAEIGSEEVLTVLSLEWSSRMDALRCVGRIDLTLRGTFVDMILLPAFGAKGGHHKADLYVLTSPGQLHLYDGAGLSASLSQQETKPSVFAVEYPGVIPTVDPVMTAANFSAFSMGGNSSKASLMKLSSSPILAGEIKWPFIGGLPSQLFVTRDHIVNKVYVAGYQDGIVRIWDATDTVLKPIFVLKGEVQGIEVACSSAPVSTLNFSFLNSTLVVGNECSLVRIYNLNSSTGDTNIHFVSETKHEVHMLPEGKGTHCKAVFSLVNSPVRAQQFANSGAKLAVGFECGRVAVIDINFLSVMFVTDSTSGYSSPVVSMIWSEYGNKHSFVKSPNHLETKITVNLEDEVIFILLKDAKLCIIDVATGNMIGSRPLNLKKEATRKPQYLALPLKSSLCSLSRITTPKTDRMPDATSVETNSPETEHLSSLEFECSGERLSDALGNKKSIHKVKHAKPCCWTTTFSKDGKLCGLVSLFQSGVVEIRSLFDLKLVKETSLMSILGWSFKANMDKKINANNGQITLVNGSEVAFIHQLDAENDEQNSKDYHCSRFLESLSCLHDKVLEAAADAAITVCSNQKKKQGNASGILGGIVKGFKVRKDSHAVAPKSSFTHLGGIFLKPPFPDSSPTVTEDEKVAELNIDDIEIDETHSVVATSSHEVAHMKKDKGTTRERLLGEPDDTKPRVRIYEKIITKYRTNEVVSDYRFGFTRNSSFK